In the Cylindrospermopsis raciborskii Cr2010 genome, GTTGTTCGTTTTTTCTTCTTAGTAGAGTCAAACCAAATTGCACGCGTCTAATATACAATGAGCAATGGTTAAACTGAACCGTTCGACGTAGTCAAAGACGTATTTTCCCGACTTTCTGTCATCAAGAATTGTAACAGAAGAATTGTAACAGTCGGTACAGATTTTGGAAAACGGCAAGAAATTGCTCAGTCCTCATCGCTCGTATAAGAGTTTGATGTGGCATCTATATGCTCTTTTTTATAGATAGTTGTTTTAAAAAATGCGTTGGTACTCTCAAAGTTAGGTAGAAGAAGGTTTTGAGAACGATAAAATTTGATGATTTTAAATAGTCCTCTCCCCAATCTATCCATCAGACCATAATCTTTGAGCATTTGGGCAATCAGAGGATTGCGATAATAGGAAATTCCAGCTAAAGCTCTCTCTAAGCTCAGGGTGTTAGGTAAACTACCAGGGGAAAATATTTCCAGGCGATCGCCAAATAAAGACAGACGAATACGTTGACCGAAAATAGACCAGTCTCGGTGGGCAAAAGCATTAACTAGTAGTTCTCTAATGACAAATGGTTGATAGTCAGGTAGGTCATGACGACGGGTTTCTTCTGGGTTAAAAATAGGAAGATGACGAGAATTTCTTCTGACAAAGGATTCACTAACTTCTATAGCTTCAGGAATGGTTTCGGTTAAGGTTAAACTATCAATTATAGGAGAGGTAATATCATTACCACTAAAGGCATTTAATTCAATTCCTGCTTGTGGTAATATTCTGGCTACTTGTCTGGAAAAAAAAAGACTTCCCCCAATGGTCAATCTTTCTTGTTCATCGATTATTTGTAGGTTATACCAGGTACGTGGGTTGTTCTCTTCTGCTGATAAATCTCTCATTTTTTGACAATAGTAACCCAGTCTTAATGGTTCTAGATCTATTATTCCCGTTCCGGGTAAGGAGGAAATCTCAAAGTGAAATTGTCCGCCATCTTGTAATAATCTGACCAATTCTTCTTGGGTTGGCTCAATGGCCACCGTACCCGCTCTAATATAATAGCGATTTAGGGATTTTACCTTATAAGGTTTGCAGATACCCTTTTCAATTTCTATAACCACAATATATTTATCCTGATGAGGAATTGATATCAGTTCGGGAATTAATGGTGGTTGAATGTTATTGCGGCAAATTTGAATGATTCTCTCCATCAATTCCTGGGAATTTTCTACTCCTGAAATTTCGCCATTATCTTCCACCCCCACGAATATTGTCCCACCCTTCATATTAGCAAATGCCACAATTTCTTTGGCTAAACTTTCATTGCGAAAGCCACCAGATTTAAACTCTACCCGGGAATTTTCTCCCAGTTTAATTAGGTCTAAAAACCTACTAATAGACATACTTCTATACTCCCTGCTGCAAGTGATTAATTACCTGACTAATTTTCCCTGGGTTACCCCATATAATTTTCTCTTGCTTATAAATTACTAGTCCTGGCTTGGCACCTTTGGGTTTATATACTCTATTGGGTCGAGTATACACTACGGGAACCTGTTCGCTATGACGAGCGCGACTAAAATAGGCTGCTATGTTGGCTGTATATTTTAAATCCGCTTCTTCAGGAACTGTGCCAGGTGGCAATCTCAATAAAACATGACTTCCGGGTATTTCCTGCGCGTGAAACCACAGGTCATAATCCCCTGCTACTCTAAATGTTAAATAATCATTCTGATGATTATTACGA is a window encoding:
- a CDS encoding RNA-binding domain-containing protein, with protein sequence MSISRFLDLIKLGENSRVEFKSGGFRNESLAKEIVAFANMKGGTIFVGVEDNGEISGVENSQELMERIIQICRNNIQPPLIPELISIPHQDKYIVVIEIEKGICKPYKVKSLNRYYIRAGTVAIEPTQEELVRLLQDGGQFHFEISSLPGTGIIDLEPLRLGYYCQKMRDLSAEENNPRTWYNLQIIDEQERLTIGGSLFFSRQVARILPQAGIELNAFSGNDITSPIIDSLTLTETIPEAIEVSESFVRRNSRHLPIFNPEETRRHDLPDYQPFVIRELLVNAFAHRDWSIFGQRIRLSLFGDRLEIFSPGSLPNTLSLERALAGISYYRNPLIAQMLKDYGLMDRLGRGLFKIIKFYRSQNLLLPNFESTNAFFKTTIYKKEHIDATSNSYTSDED